The sequence TAATTGAGCTTCGAGAAGATGAAATGAAGAAGAAAGCAAAGAAGGACGCAGCGAAAACGAAGAAATCTCCAAAGCCAATGGAAAAGAAGACCCCATGCAAATACTGTGAAGATGAGGATCACAATGTGAAGAACTGCCAACTCCTTGCCGCTTTTCTTGCTGCGAGTGCGAGCGCGAAAGCTCTGGGTGTCGGCCCAATCCTTACACTTTAGGATGTTTCGTGAGGGAAAAAAATGATGAATTATCTTGTAACACCCCATGTCTTATGAATGTTTGTGTTTTAGGATTGCAACATATTACTACATGTGTGGTTTCAAAATGCAGAATGTTGGTTTTTTAATTATGATGGTGCCAACTTCTAtttattttttttgtaaaatagTACTCAATGATTGTTGTTACCACAGCTTGATTCATTTTTAAAAAGGAAACATGGTTGAAGCTTTTGAAAAGCATGGTTGCAGCTTTTGAAAAACATGTTTGAAGTTTTAAGGAAACATGGTTGTAGCTTTTGAAAAACATGGTTGAATCTTTTTGAAATTATTGATGAAGATTTTAGGaaacatggttgaagctttttcaaacaatggttgaagctttttttaaCATGGTTGAAGCAAAAAATATTTGTTGAAGCTTTTAGGGAACATGGTAGAAGCTTTTTAAGacaatggttgaagcttttttttaACATGGTTGAAGCAAAAATAACAAGTATGAAAGGGAAAAAGCCTTGAATGATTTGATTTAAAGTGTTGATTTTGCTATGCAGCAAGAGTTTGGGAAGGAAGCTTATTTACATTATGCTTCCAGCAATAATATCACAGGGATGTAGCTAATTTGCAGGTAAAAATGTAGATTTTTGCCCTGCAACAAATCTAACAGAAGGTTGTAGCTATTTTTTGTAAGCTTCCAACAATTTGACTGTGACAATGCAGCATCCACATATTGTTTTCATGAAAAAGGTTTCGAGGGGAAAATTGCACAGAGATTCCCTTgaaacttctatggatgaagctcATAACCAGCAAAACAATAAACGGTTGTCAATGCATGATCATGTTGGCAAGCAGAAGATCACATCCATTAAAACGGAAGAAGTGCTTCATCCAAAGATATCAAGTTATCATCGGTTTACATACCAAAAGAACACATATGTTTACCGAAGGTATCATTAGGGTACATATGAACGCGCACTACTCTAATACCATCAGAACGCTACCACCTCAGACATGATTCTAGACCTAACGAAAGAAAACGAGCTTGATCGTCTTGAACCCTCCCGCAAATTAAGCCGCCAACTCTTCCTTGAATGCCCGCTCCATTGGGACATTGTTCATTGGGTGAGTGCAAAGGTTGTGCGCCACATCCATGCGGTATTGCGCCACGTCTTCCTGTAAAAATGAATGAAAAAATTAAGCAAGTATGATACTAATTATTCTTGTGTTGCATGAGTATTGAAAACAAAGAAAGTAGATTGCAACAAAATGACAAAGAAAGTACCTGATTGAACTCTTTCATTGACTTCCCATCAAAGTTCTCCACATATTTGAGCCCGAAAAAGCCGCAATCACATCTGTGAGATAAAAAAATTTCTCCTTCATAGTTCCGATGCATAGTTGAAACAACAAATTGTTGAAATGGAACACATGATTGAagcaaaattcaaaaagaaaacTCACAGATTATCTTGCTTTGGGTAATCCTCTAGGTCAACACGGGCGAAGGATCCAACATTGACATTGAATTAGCTGTACTCTTGTGCGAGGGCTGCAAAGTTTGTGATCTACAACCGAAAAACAcgcaccaaagtttgaaaaaaataggATGAGGTGTGTGAAGATGACAACAGGGCATTTATGTAGATGAATCAAAGggaaacagaaaaaataaaaatagagagCATGAGCCTATCAGGTTATTGGCCTGCTTCTTCAAAGGAGATTGTTTCCCTTTTGAATGGATTGAGTCAAATACATTCCACTGCTTGTATAGCAAGTTTGCGCAAACAATTATCCAATGCTTTTCATGAACAATTGTGACAAAAAGCTGTAAAAcacaaaagaaaggcaaaaaaggtACTCAGAACATGTAAAAAATGTTACAGCCTAGTAGGAATGAACGTAAGCTTTCCAATGTTGTAACTGCAAACAAAAAAGCATTCAACAACAACTAGAATTGATACATATGTTTCAAAGAGATGTTGTAAACATCAATAATAATTGCTACATATGTTTCAAGGAAAAGCTACATCATTGGATCATGTTTTGAAAGTATTTGTGGTGTGAAACAAAAGTAGGCTCTCGAGAAACTTACAAGGTCATATTTATTCGCCTTGAACTTTGTCATAGCCCTTTCAAGCTCGGGTATGAGTTTTGCTGGTTGGAAGGTTGTTGGGTCTTGTTTTAGTAAGATCTACTTGAAAGACACCTCAAAATGGTTAGTGTGTGTTGCAacaaaaaatgtgaagaaaaaaagGAATGAAGCATTGCTTGTTTTTGCAAAAACTTACCCCCGCGTGGACTGAGAACATGTATTTCTTCAGATTAGTACCACTTGCTGCACGGGATGCTACGTTGTTCATCTCGATACATAGGGACATAACCTCATCATTCATATCCCCGCGAGGCTTGAAGCATACCAGGAATTTCTTGTATCCAATGTAAAATCCACCTATCTTGATGAAAGGTGTCCTGTTACCATAGATGCAACCgaatgaatcatttgtttcgagcagaaaaaaataaaaaacagaaagcaaaaagagaTAGGGCTTAGGTATCTCACACTTGTTCATTGGCATGTGATCTCCTCAATGGTTTCCCATGCTTTACATACTTCTCATACGTGGCTGCAGCTGCATCGACCTTTTGCTTCTTTGCCTTGGTATTTTTTACGGCTGGAACTTTGGCCATCCTCTTCTTCCTAGTGTTCTTGTCATGTGTGCTAGGGCCACTGCTTGCATCAACAATTTGCTCTTCTGTAGCGACCATCTTAGGGGTTGTAGCAAGCAACAAAAATGGATGAGTTTGCAAGGGATTGTACAAAATAGAATTTGCTGCGATCACACGTATGTAGCGAAAAAATGACAtggagaaaaacaaaaagaaatgatGCAGGAGGAAGGAAGCATACTTGGGCTGTCATCATCGTCTGAAACAGGGAACACGGGGATGTTTTCAAATATGGGGCTGACTGCCCTCTTCTTGGTTATAGGCTCATCCGTGCAATGCATCATCTCGTACTCTTCGGAGCCCTTTGGGAACAACTCACAGGATGGCTCGTCGTCCCAAATGCCAGCTGTCGCACTCCTAGGTGCATCATAGAAGAGTGGGGGGCTGTGAGGTGAGACGTTGCCTTCCATATCGAAACTCACTCGTTGTTGCTCAGGAGTTTCAGCAGCCTCGGTTGCAACTTGTTGCTTCAATCCGGTGACTTCATCCTTGTTAATGCTAGGTGTTGTATCTTCAGCTTGAGCTTGAGCACCAATGCCAGCATTTGCAGCTTTACCATCATTCTCTTTTCCGCGACATTCGTCCATGATAGGTGCTTCAAAGGAGAAGTTGGGCTCACTGGTAGCTGTGATGGCGTCTCCAACATCACGAAGGAGGGCTGCCATCCGGTTGCACTGCAATCCCTTTAAACACTGTCCAAACTTGCCAACAACATCATCCACCTCCGATGCAAAAATACCCTTGTGCGTGTCGTAAAGCATTTGAAACTGAGTTGGTACCTACAAGAAGGCAAGTATTGAACATTTTAGTCATATGTATGGATGTAAAAGAAAACACAAATGTGGGTGTGGCACATTAGAGGTATGGATGAAGCGATAAAACAAGTAGGTATGATGTTGTGTTACTACGTATCAGATAAAGAGTGTGACTGTAGCAATTTACTGTCAACTATGTAGGTAGCAAATTAATGATATGGATGTAGCAAAACTATGACATGGTTGAAGCAAAGACAGAATGTAGTTGTAGCACACTAGACATATGGGTGTAGCAAAAAAGCATAGTATGTATGAACTTGAACAACATATGAAGCAAAAACAGAACATGGTTGTTGCACATCAACATGAAGGATGCAGCAAAATAAATATACACTTGCAACTGGGTATAATAAAATAATGCGAAGCCAAAGGTAAACAGGAAATGAATACAATGAAAAAGATAATGTACCCTTAGATCTTGCATGCTAGGGAATGATTGCTGCAGCCAATCATTGAGCGATGATGATAGATGTGGTTCAGCGTCAACATTTTGTTGAGCCTCATTTGATTGAGAGTCCTTTGCTTGAATTTCAGCACCTTGAATTTGGCTGCCTTGGCCACTAGTTCCTTGGCCACTAGGTGCTTCAGCACCAACTTCCTGTCCCACAAGTTGTGCTGCATAGGGGGTGTTGCACAAACTCCGGATCTAGGAAAACAAAACATGAGTGGCATAAATAAGAAAGCTTCCATAAACTAAATTGGAAAAGCAAAGATTGCTACATGGGTGTGTTAATACTCATTGACAAAGGAAAATACATAGGCGGGATGTAGCAAAATTACATGGGTGTGTTTCCCGTAGAAAGGTTGGACAAGAGTGAGCTTGTTTTTGTCAACTTTATCCAACCACTCAAAATCCTTTTGGCAAACAAAACGCATCCTTGGCACGGAATAATCAATAGCATGCTCATTTGGGAGGCCAGCCGGGATATCAACATGATCCATGTATATGATCTGCATGGAATGGAAAAAGGACATTAGCCAACAAAAAACATAAAGGCATGAAGGTTTCATGCAGCAAAGGGGAAATATGGAGGTATTTTGTAATGTTGCGTTGCATACCGCTAACATGGGAAGGCATGAAGCAATCTAAAACTCTTTTTCTGTGTTTGCTTGCATCCTCTTCTTCTCTTGAAAGACTCCAACCTCCTCCATAGCTCGTGCCAACAAGTGCTCATCCCAAGCGAATTCATGCACCAAAGACATATCTTCGAGGGAAGCAAGATACTCGAGATTCACCATATTGCCCGTGCCTGGGCACAAAACTGTTGCCAACGCAAGGAGTGCCCAAGTCCTATTTATCATAACCACGTCCTCCTCACTGCAACTAGTGAGCAACTTGACAACATGGGCGATTGGAGCCCTGTTCCCCTCCTTGTAGATGCTGCGAAGATCATGTTCATCACTCTTCTTTAGAAGCTTCACGGGTCTATCACCGGATGGCACGTTGAAAATCCTTTTCACCATAAGCTTGCTGAAGGTGAtagatttgttcttgtgtttgaacTCAGAGAGTACGTGATTCGTGTTCATCGCAACAAACTCAATGAGCTCATGGGGCACCTTGAAAGACCGGATGTCCAACAAGTCTCCAAACGGTCCCTCCCTTATGATTCTCTGTTTTTCCGGTGATATTTGCTTCCCAATCTGAGCCAGCCTTTTTGAGTTAAACCTTGACTTAAAGCCACATAGATTGCCTTTCTTCTTaatcttcttcttagccttcttactCCCCTCATTCTCACCAGAGTTACCTTCAACATctacaaaaaaggaaaaaacacaagtCAATAAAACCATAAAACCATACCATCAGAAGTTAGGAAAAAACATACATGAACACCTAAAAAATTCTGACAAACCTATGAATTCAGGGATGTTGGGTTGCGCAGCAGAACGAGTAGTGATTCATTGGCAAAAATATATAGTGCATATCAGACATTTTGAAAGTCATACTTTGTAAACTATCAACAACATCTAGAATACCAAGTTGATTCCATTAGGTTCATCATGAAATGCATTATCATGTCATTTCTAAACCGACTCAACATCCCCATCAATTCTCCAAAAACAATAAGCTAAAAACATCCCTGGACCTCGATTAGTCAAGTACCTAAATCCCTTGGCGGCCAAGGAAAACCTGCTAATGATTGGGTCAGCAAGACATCAACATGTAGAAAGAGTTGTGGTTTGCTTCCCTGGATCAATCCAATTGATGAATGCTACCAGATTCAAATTCACCACCGCGCCAACTCCCTCTGCCCGCGGGAACCCCACCCCGGCCCCTCCCTCTGTCCGCGGGaacgccaccccgccgcctccctcgacCGCGGGaacgccaccccgccgcctccctcgacCGCGGGAACACAAACCCATCCTCgtccgcgccggcgccggcggcggcccgcGGCTAGCGACGCCCTAACCCTAAATCCAACGGGGGAGGGGAAGAAAACAACGAAAATGGAAAGCATTTGGGCTCGAGTTACCATGGGGGGGGGCATAGATGGCCGGAGAATGGAGATCCGCCCtgggctgccgccgccgccgccgccgccctgcgcgaACAAGCACGTCGCCCGCGGTCGCCCTGCCTCAAAACGAAAGATAGAGCGGATGCAGCAAAAATCACTTTGGAAGGGATAACTACGAGCGCGTTAAAAAAATCCGATAACACGTGGCGCAACGGTGTCCTTGGATCAAAAAGAGATCGAACGCACGGGGCGCGACCGACGCAACGGTTCGGCCGGCGCCCCGGCCACAAACACTTCCCAAACAGGTAAGTGCCACGAGGGCCAACGGAGTGGAACAAAATCCAGAGGTTTCCTTTCCTCCTCTGAACAAATCTCAGCTTCAGTGGTGTTGTATACATACATACATTGATACCCTATACGAAACCTTATTCAAATTTATAGAATGATAAAAGTTTTCAATTCGCCCCGATGATATACTAGTAAATAACACAGTATCGAACACATGGCTCAGAACCAAATACAACCAGAAGGCGGATGATAATGAAGTGATCATCCATCGTCCTGTCGTTAGCAAGGCGGATGAAATTCCACGCACTTGCGGAAGCTCTGTGGACATTCTTTCTGGGGCACAGTGCATCCAATACTGTCAACAGACAACGGTGTCAGTTAACTGTCAGGTGTCGATGAACCTAACCTTGCGAAAATCATTTCTTCGGATTATTTCTCGTCCGTTTCCTTGGTCTAGAAAGCAGCTTGAGCATGTTATCGGTCAGGTCGAGCGGGGAGTCGTCACCCTCATCCTGGAGCTTCGTACCGGACGTTTGTGTCAACCATCCCAGCGCTTCTATCGCGGCGTCCCTCTCCGCAACCTGCTTGTTCCTCTTCGGCTTCCCGACAAACTGCATCCCTTTGAACTCCACCATGGCCCTGAACTCGTTGGTCTTGAGGTGCTTTGTCTTGTACTTTGGAGGCGTGTGGCCTGCCCTCATCAGCAAGGTCTGCAGCAGGCTCTTGGGGTTCATACCATCCTTTATGATGTTGCTTTTGCTGTCTTCGTTGTCCCGAAGCCTAGCTCTGCTCGTTTCGCGGCCGAACACAAACCTTCCTTCACATAGGTCGCCTGCAGCAAGCTCTTGTGCAGCAAATAAAATGTACTTGCCTTCCTTGTGAATGTCAAAGGTTGGGTCTTCAAGCTGGATTTGGGAAAATTGCCACATTACAAGCACAATTAGTATATACACCAGACATGGTAGACAAAAATAAGTAAATTGGATACTCAACAACTTTATTTTTAATTTCTTACTGGTGACACGTATATTATAAAGTAACACATGCTTTATATTCAGAGGTAACAACATGATAAATATTATAATCACTTTTCCCTTGTTAGCTACTAGAAATGGCAGAGGATTGTGATTTGGTACATAAAGTATCACCGAAGTTTCTTTTACTTATTATTTGCTGACTCAGACAAAAtatcttgtgagatgaaatctgtATAAAACCTTCCAAATTAATTGGCTGCAGCACTTTACCTTCTTCTGTACAAGTTTATCAAGTTCTTCTTTAAGTTGCAGGTAGCACTCTGACAGGCTGGGATCCATAAATAGATCAATGTAACCATCAAGCATCTTCAAATGCCCAGCCTATTACACAAGTTAGAAGGCATAGATCAGTGCAACAAAAAATGCAAAAATACAAAGACAAAGCATTTGACAGAATACTCAACATACCGCACTTCCTTTTGTAACAGCGCCACCAAATAAGATGAGTATGGAATCTGATACTCCAGTTGAATCACGGATGAAGACAGCATTTACCTTCACCTTCTCACCAAAGACCAGCCATGGATAAGGGATGGTCTGGTACTTAGCGTTCACAGAATTCTGAACAAACCTTAGTGTCAGAGTACTCAGATATCAACATGTCTGAAAGATAATGTATTAGACGGGGTGTTGGACATGAGCATTTCAGGACGCTCCTGTATGCACTTACAGCATAAACAAGAACTTGGCCATCATCCATGGTCTTGAAGGACATGGAGTTTTCCCTATGCTGCAAAGGAATGCTAAAAATTAATTGAACTGTCTTCCGTGTAATACAAATGCAATGGAAATTGTTGGCGGCTGTTTACCACAACAGATGATATCCCAGGAAAAAGCCCAGAACAAATTACACCACGAACTAATGATTGATTATGGCTCAAACTATTGTTTGTATTTGCATCAGAGTCTATCAAACCGGCGTCCTTTAAGATATAGCTGAATTGCTTTCGAAGAGAATGAATGGCTTGTAGTGTTTGAGCAGAAAGGAAATTCCTCCAACAGTACTCATAACCAGATCCTTCCCTCTCAGCATCCTTCCATCCTTCATAAGCTCGGACAAGGGCCATATGATCACTATAATCTTTCGCTGAGAATCTTGATTTTGCAGTTCCTGCCAACTAATAACAATGACAAAACTATAAGCTAAGCCTTCTTAGCTGAATGAAAAAAAAAGGCTTCGGAATGAACGGAACATAATCAATGCATAGGGCATAGCTAACAGCCACCGTGTGTACGACTGTACGTATTGGTGGTATTTAGATTTTCCTAACTTTTATCACAAAATTCATAGGTAAGAGAATCATTTCAAAACAAAAACTAGTAATTAAGATATAGTGAGGCAGTGGAAATTAAAGTCATACATCTTTCTTGTCCTGTGGCAACAGGAAAGGATCCCGAGCACTCAATCCAGCAACCACAGTAAGTATAGGGTCAATGCAACGGAAAACTGCACCCATTATAAGCATCTTCCCCAACTTCGGATCAACCGGAAGCATGGAGAGGTATCTTCCTACAAAGTTGAATATGTTTCAGTGCCAACATTTTTGCAGAGTTTGGAAGAAATCAGAATACAAGGCATACCTAGATCAGTAAGGTTCTCGTTCTCATCTAATGATCCGATCATCTTTAGGAATTCCACTGCATTTTGGACCTACATATTCATCATGTGGTCAGGAAACAAAAATGAAAAGGATAAAACTGAACCCTTTACTGCCTACTTAAAACAATAACGCATAGAGTTATAAGCCATGTAAGAGCCCAACAAATGTCAAAAGTTCCAAGATAGAACTAAATCATGTAGACGCAAAGGCAAAGAGAGAAAAGGAATGTCCAAATGCTTAATTATGATTTCAACACATACGGCTCGTGGTTCTGGAGGCTGCAAAGCAGCTGATAGAAACTCCCCAATGCTGTCAACCTGCAAACTTTTTATCTGCAAACATAGTGAATTCAAAGGAGTCCTGAGAAGCTCTGGAAGCTGGTACTCTGCAAATGCATCATATACACATCTGGGGTAGAGATGATAGCATTCTCCAGGTTGGACACGACCAGCTCTGCCCCTCCTCTGCATGAAGATATTGGGGGAAAACATGAGAATTGTAGCAAAGAACGATGACCTATAAACAAAAAGTATTGACTATTGAGTGTGATCATATCGCCCAATCAAGACTGTTACGGTCAAGATAGGTTCACTGTTATACAAAAAAATATTCATTGCTAGAAAATTTCTTTCTTGTAACCAACAATAAGTATATATTGACCACCGAAGCAGAATAAAGATGCTTTGACTAAAACAACTTCATGAAAGGAACGGGAACATTGACGTGCTTGTTGAGGCATACATTATTATTaagcaaacaaaagaaaataaTGGGGTGCTAAGAAGATAGGCCTTTTGACTTGATACAAACCAATGGGCTAAATTTCGTCAAGTTAAGACCACAAATGACCAGAACCCCATATTAAGGCATGCCCTCATGGCCCCGTACAGGCAAATCATATAAACATGGTAAATAGCTGGCAAAGAGACGGTCAAACATAATAACACAATGATACATAACTCGCAAAGACAAGAGTCTCACTGGTCAACATATAACATACAGAAGGGAAACATTGCTTTGAGCTATGGAAAGAAGCTGGTGCTAAAGATTACCAAAGATTTCCAAGTACGTGACATTTACCAAAGATTGAGTCGAAGAGAAAGTGCTGGTGACTAAGAGACTGAAAAATTGAAGGATTACCTGACGGGAAGAAGCCTTTGAAATCCATGAGGGGAGTAAGCAGGGAGTGTTGTTTAGAGCATCGTATGTGGTTTCCTTTGCTTTTCCACAATCCATGACGAAAACAATGTCATTTATGGTAATACTTGCTTCTGCCATGTTAGTGGCAAGTACTACCTTCCGAACATTAGGAGGTGCCTTGTCAAATATTAGCCTCTGCGGAAAAACATAATATTAAATATAGATGTGAACGGCAAATAATTATACGATGCACACAGGATGCTACGGATATAATGGTATATGCCCATCAATGAACTAGTAAACAAGGTGAATCTGTGTATATAAGATGCAATTACACAATAGAAGAGGTATCTCAGATCCAGCGAACAATTGGCATCACAAAGCAATCATTTCAATAAGAAATGCAAAATTAGGATCAATTACCTGCTCAGAAGTAGCCATGGAACCATGGCAGGCAAGCAGTAACACTCTATTTGGGTCACCCAGCAACGGATGCGCTTTTAATTGATCCTTCAAAGAGCTAATGTCATCCCATCCGGTCATAAAAACTAAAACTGCACCAGCTCGCTCTTTGCGACATATGTGGCACAGAACAGCCTCTATGAGATTAAACCCTATGCAGTCAGGATTCCAGTTTGCCAGAGAATCACGTGTCCTTGAGCCATAGGtttcaaagtttgaattttgaagggCATCCTGCATATTACAGTAACAATATCTGAAGAAAGTTGAGGAATAATTGCAGTCATTAATCTCTATATAGAACAAGTACCTCAACAAGTGTAGTGATTTGATTTTTCCTCTTTCTGGGTAATAGCTGTCTCTGAGTCTTCCACACTTTATCTTGGCCATAATCGTCAAGTTGATTACTTGCTGTCATCTTATAGCCTGTCCTCTCTAATATGTCTTCCAGAAAATGCGCCCTCACTGGATGTGTGAATCCCTGAATTCAGGGGAAGAATGCAACGGACGCAAGATCACTTACACAGTTATACCAGAGGTACACAAGCTGGCAGATGAGCATTATGTATATAGAGTGacataatttacatttttttaaatAACAACTCACAGGAATGTGGATAGTTGGCGCTCCTCCAAAATAACTTGAGAACAGTTCCGCGTTTAAAGTAGCACTCATCAATATCAACCTTAGATCGCGGCGCCGTGACAATAGGTCCTTTAGAACGATCAATAAGAAATCTGACAGACCAAAGCAATAATAATTTAATTATTGTCATGAGTTAAATGGGGAACAAAACCATCATAAGGGCAAATAATAAGGTCTTCAGACACAACCTTCATTCATCCCTCTTTCATGTATTTCATCAACAAATACATGAGACACACCATTCAAGTTTCGGTCACTCAGCAATCGCCTTAGTAAAATACCACTGGTGCAGAAAAGTAGATGTGTATCTTTTCCTCTAATTCCCTCCAATCGAACTTTGTAGCCAACCTATTAAAAAAGCTAGTGTTGTATGCCAAAAATTACAATGGATATGGGCTACAATAACAAAGGTAGCAAATCGGAAGTTCCATCTTACCGATTCACCAAGGTTTTCTCCTCTTTCGGTGGATACTCTTTCTGCAACAGCCATTGCAGATATTCTTCGTGGTTGTGTACAGATTATGTTACAAAAGGCCCCTCGGCCAGATTCTATCTCTGACTCCAACACAAATTGAGGCAACTGTGTTGTTTTTCCACACCCTGTCTCCCCAGAAATAACTATAACCTGGCATGCACAGGAATGGTCAGATAAATAGAAGGACAGAAGGGAATTGCAACACATTTTTCCACTGAGTGCACAAATCTCATAAGTTTCTCCCAGACAAGTGTACCTGATTACGTGCAATGGCTGCTAGAAGCCTTTCCTTCTCCTTGTATGCTGGGAGTGATTTCCGAAATTCTACCATCTTAGCGCCTTCAGGTGATTCCTGTTATTACAAGCAGATAAAAGCTTCATCCAATATTTCCATGAATCAGCAGCTCGCGTACAGACATATAAATGAATATATAAGAAATGGTGCAGAAGGTATTTGTAAATCATGCCTTTGTTTCTTTCCTCTAACATAAACTAAGCTGTATGCTAAAAAAATAGAAATAAAGCTATGCAGCATTCAGATACTGTGTGGATTTTATCATACCTGCCAACTTCTTTGAAAATTGCGCATCCTAAGACTCTTCCTCTGAAGGATCTTCTCCATGACCGACTCGTCCAGCAGAGGATCCTGCTTCTCATCCAAGTTCACATGCTCAGCTTTCTCAGAACCACTTTCTGTCTTGCCACTGTCTTTATCAAATGGCAAGAGCGAACGGTCAAGGTGCTCCTGCACAAATCCTTCAACCCTCCTCTGCAAGCTTAGCGGGATCACCACCTGTGTGTTTCCATGCACAGCAAACACATACACACCATTCAAATGAAACGCATTTGCAATAAGAGAAAGATGTGTGATCTTGCCATTGGACTCACCTCTCTTTGCGGGCGCTTGTCGTCCAGGTCCGGCCTGTAGTTCGGCAGCGGGACCTTGCTCGCAACAATAACCTTCCCATACAGCTCACTGTCGTCCCACAGAGGCAGCACCGCACGAAAGATTCATCAACATTTCTGTGACTGCATATGAAATTAAGAACTGGGAGAGCAGGTGAAATTACAGTACAGAACCTGTAGAGCCCCATCCTCTTGGCGAGGTTGGCGATCTGGTCATAGTCCCGGCGGTCCCTCCGGTCCCTGGATATGATCTCCTGCTCCTCCGCATTGCGCTGCAGCATGCTCAGCTTCCACCTCCACTCGTCGATGTTCGCCACCGAGGACGACGGCTGCGGTTAGCATTTGGTGTGAGAGGCAGCGAACGAGCCGAAGAAAAGGGGAAGAATTATTTTTTCTACGGGCAGCATAGATAAGATGTGCCGCCCGGCGGGAGTGGAGTATACCCGGTGGTCCTCGTACTCGTGGTCGTACTCGTCGTCGGAGAACTGCTCGACGGCGCGGCCCCCGCTGTAGCCGCAGAAGGGCCGTCGGGAGAAGGCATccaggcggcgcgggaggaggaggagagcagcgagagggatcggcggcggcggcggccggctgaGTGGGCTAGGGAGTGGGACGAGGAGGATGCCCAGCCCGCGCCGCAAGACGCGGCGCATGCTAAGGTTGGCTGGTTGGCTGGGCTCTACTGCTGCGGCGGCGCGGGCATGGCCGGCGtcggggaaggggggaggaggcggcggcttggCTCCCTCCGTTCAAGCTTGGGCTGGTCCTTCTGTGATCCACGGGGCTGCCTTACTGGGCCATAAGAAGAATGGGCGGCCTTCGGTTCTTTACGGCTCAACTGTCAAAATGGGCCTGTGCATCATTCTTCTGGAAGAAAAAAAAACTCGTTCCGGACCGTTCGCGGCTCCCGGATCACCAAACCTCTCTTGGACTCAAAAAAAAAAACATCTCTCTTCTCATAAACAAACCAAACCTCTCTTTTCCTCATAAAAAACAAAAA comes from Triticum aestivum cultivar Chinese Spring chromosome 5B, IWGSC CS RefSeq v2.1, whole genome shotgun sequence and encodes:
- the LOC123113315 gene encoding DExH-box ATP-dependent RNA helicase DExH3, with product MRRVLRRGLGILLVPLPSPLSRPPPPPIPLAALLLLPRRLDAFSRRPFCGYSGGRAVEQFSDDEYDHEYEDHRPSSSVANIDEWRWKLSMLQRNAEEQEIISRDRRDRRDYDQIANLAKRMGLYSELYGKVIVASKVPLPNYRPDLDDKRPQREVVIPLSLQRRVEGFVQEHLDRSLLPFDKDSGKTESGSEKAEHVNLDEKQDPLLDESVMEKILQRKSLRMRNFQRSWQESPEGAKMVEFRKSLPAYKEKERLLAAIARNQVIVISGETGCGKTTQLPQFVLESEIESGRGAFCNIICTQPRRISAMAVAERVSTERGENLGESVGYKVRLEGIRGKDTHLLFCTSGILLRRLLSDRNLNGVSHVFVDEIHERGMNEDFLLIVLKDLLSRRRDLRLILMSATLNAELFSSYFGGAPTIHIPGFTHPVRAHFLEDILERTGYKMTASNQLDDYGQDKVWKTQRQLLPRKRKNQITTLVEDALQNSNFETYGSRTRDSLANWNPDCIGFNLIEAVLCHICRKERAGAVLVFMTGWDDISSLKDQLKAHPLLGDPNRVLLLACHGSMATSEQRLIFDKAPPNVRKVVLATNMAEASITINDIVFVMDCGKAKETTYDALNNTPCLLPSWISKASSRQRRGRAGRVQPGECYHLYPRCVYDAFAEYQLPELLRTPLNSLCLQIKSLQVDSIGEFLSAALQPPEPRAVQNAVEFLKMIGSLDENENLTDLGRYLSMLPVDPKLGKMLIMGAVFRCIDPILTVVAGLSARDPFLLPQDKKDLAGTAKSRFSAKDYSDHMALVRAYEGWKDAEREGSGYEYCWRNFLSAQTLQAIHSLRKQFSYILKDAGLIDSDANTNNSLSHNQSLVRGVICSGLFPGISSVVHRENSMSFKTMDDGQVLVYANSVNAKYQTIPYPWLVFGEKVKVNAVFIRDSTGVSDSILILFGGAVTKGSAAGHLKMLDGYIDLFMDPSLSECYLQLKEELDKLVQKKLEDPTFDIHKEGKYILFAAQELAAGDLCEGRFVFGRETSRARLRDNEDSKSNIIKDGMNPKSLLQTLLMRAGHTPPKYKTKHLKTNEFRAMVEFKGMQFVGKPKRNKQVAERDAAIEALGWLTQTSGTKLQDEGDDSPLDLTDNMLKLLSRPRKRTRNNPKK